DNA sequence from the Synergistaceae bacterium genome:
TAATTCATTTATTTTTCAATATGCGGAAGAATGTACTCCACTTCTTCGTGAGGACGCGGGATTACGTGTACGGAAATAAGTTCTCCGACTCTCTCTGCTGCTGCTGCTCCTGCATCTGTTGCTGCCTTAACAGCACCTACGTCGCCGCGAACCATTGTTGTAACAAGTCCGCCTCCAACGTGTACTTTACCGATCAAAGTAACGTTTGCTGCTTTGACCATGGCGTCTGTTGCTTCTATTGAGGCTACGAGACCTTTTGTTTCTATCATTCCTAATGCTTGGTCAGTTGCTCTTGCCATTATCATTCACTCCTTTAATTTTTATTACTGCGTTTATCGGAAACTTATTCGTTTCCGAGGCTGGGAAGAATGTATTCTACTTCTTCGTGAGGACGTGGGATTACGTGTACGGAAATAAGTTCTCCGACTCTCTCTGCTGCTGCTGCTCCTGCATCTGTTGCTGCCTTAACAGCACCTACGTCGCCGCGAACCATTGTTGTAACAAGTCCGCCTCCAACGTGTACTTTACCAATCAAGGTAACGTTTGCTGCTTTGACCATGGCGTCTGTTGCTTCTATTGAGGCTACGAGACCTTT
Encoded proteins:
- the eutM gene encoding ethanolamine utilization microcompartment protein EutM encodes the protein MARATDQALGMIETKGLVASIEATDAMVKAANVTLIGKVHVGGGLVTTMVRGDVGAVKAATDAGAAAAERVGELISVHVIPRPHEEVEYILPHIEK
- the eutM gene encoding ethanolamine utilization microcompartment protein EutM; this encodes MALSANQQALGMIETKGLVASIEATDAMVKAANVTLIGKVHVGGGLVTTMVRGDVGAVKAATDAGAAAAERVGELISVHVIPRPHEEVEYILPSLGNE